A genomic segment from Glycine soja cultivar W05 chromosome 18, ASM419377v2, whole genome shotgun sequence encodes:
- the LOC114396735 gene encoding uncharacterized protein LOC114396735 isoform X2, producing MVIITRSSAGRKPSEIMKFFLTTFIGIVFGFFIGVSIPTLSITKLNLPSGLLPSIDLSYIEDRYAGRQAWSFMNNGNKRSSSQVQLSSDTSKIWVPSNPRGAERLPPGIVEAESDFYLRRLWGKPSEDLTSRPNYLVTFTVGYDQKNNIDAAVKKFSGNFTILLFHYDGRTTEWDEFEWSKQAIHVSVHKQTKWWYAKRFLHPDIVAPYDYIFIWDEDLGVEHFNAEEYIKLVRKHGLEISQPGLEPNKGLTWQMTKRRGDQEVHKVTEEKPGWCSDPHLPPCAAFVEIMAPVFSRDAWRCVWHMIQNDLVHGWGLDFALRRCVEPAHEKIGVVDSQWIVHQGLPSLGNQGESQTGKSRWQGVRERCRKEWTMFQSRLANAENAYYKSMGTDTSNSTAH from the exons ATGGTGATCATCACTCGCAG TTCTGCTGGTAGAAAACCAAGTGAAATTATGAAGTTTTTCTTGACAACTTTTATTGGTATAGTTTTCGGATTCTTTATAGGAGTATCAATTCCAACATTGTCAATAACAAAG TTGAATCTCCCATCTGGCCTGCTTCCCTCCATTGATCTTTCTTACATTGAAGACAGATATGCAGGTCGCCAGGCTTGGTCTTTTATGAATAATGGTAACAAAAGAAGTTCATCGCAAGTTCAATTATCAAGTGATACATCAAAG ATTTGGGTTCCCTCAAATCCAAGAGGTGCAGAAAGATTACCTCCTGGCATTGTTGAAGCCGAGTCAGACTTTTATTTGCGTAGATTGTGGGGCAAGCCCAGTGAG GATCTAACGTCCAGGCCAAATTACCTTGTAACCTTCACTGTTGGCTATGAtcagaaaaataatattgatgcAGCTGTGAAAAAG TTTTCAGGGAACTTCACTATCCTGCTATTTCATTATGATGGCCGAACTACTGAATGGGATGAGTTTGAATGGTCAAAGCAGGCTATTCATGTCAGTGTTCACAAACAGACCAAATG GTGGTATGCCAAGCGGTTTCTGCATCCTGACATTGTGGCACCATATGACTATATATTCATATGGGATGAAGACCTGGGTGTTGAGCATTTTAATGCGGAAGA GTACATAAAACTGGTGAGGAAGCATGGGTTGGAGATTTCACAGCCTGGCTTAGAGCCTAATAAAGGGTTGACATGgcaaatgacaaaaagaagaggTGATCAGGAAGTTCACAA AGTGACAGAGGAAAAACCAGGATGGTGTTCTGACCCTCATTTGCCTCCTTGTGCAGC GTTTGTTGAGATTATGGCTCCAGTGTTCTCAAGAGATGCATGGCGCTGTGTGTGGCATATGATTCAG AATGACTTGGTCCACGGGTGGGGTCTTGATTTTGCTCTTAGAAGATGTGTTGAG CCTGCCCATGAGAAGATTGGAGTTGTTGATTCTCAGTGGATTGTTCACCAAGGTCTTCCCTCACTAGGGAATCAG GGTGAATCTCAAACAGGGAAATCACGGTGGCAGGGG GTGAGGGAGCGGTGTAGAAAGGAGTGGACCATGTTCCAGAGTCGGTTGGCAAATGCCGAAAACGCGTATTACAAGTCCATGGGAACTGATACATCTAATTCCACAGCTCATTAG
- the LOC114396735 gene encoding uncharacterized protein LOC114396735 isoform X1 — MVIITRRSNNCSAGRKPSEIMKFFLTTFIGIVFGFFIGVSIPTLSITKLNLPSGLLPSIDLSYIEDRYAGRQAWSFMNNGNKRSSSQVQLSSDTSKIWVPSNPRGAERLPPGIVEAESDFYLRRLWGKPSEDLTSRPNYLVTFTVGYDQKNNIDAAVKKFSGNFTILLFHYDGRTTEWDEFEWSKQAIHVSVHKQTKWWYAKRFLHPDIVAPYDYIFIWDEDLGVEHFNAEEYIKLVRKHGLEISQPGLEPNKGLTWQMTKRRGDQEVHKVTEEKPGWCSDPHLPPCAAFVEIMAPVFSRDAWRCVWHMIQNDLVHGWGLDFALRRCVEPAHEKIGVVDSQWIVHQGLPSLGNQGESQTGKSRWQGVRERCRKEWTMFQSRLANAENAYYKSMGTDTSNSTAH; from the exons ATGGTGATCATCACTCGCAGGTCTAATAATTG TTCTGCTGGTAGAAAACCAAGTGAAATTATGAAGTTTTTCTTGACAACTTTTATTGGTATAGTTTTCGGATTCTTTATAGGAGTATCAATTCCAACATTGTCAATAACAAAG TTGAATCTCCCATCTGGCCTGCTTCCCTCCATTGATCTTTCTTACATTGAAGACAGATATGCAGGTCGCCAGGCTTGGTCTTTTATGAATAATGGTAACAAAAGAAGTTCATCGCAAGTTCAATTATCAAGTGATACATCAAAG ATTTGGGTTCCCTCAAATCCAAGAGGTGCAGAAAGATTACCTCCTGGCATTGTTGAAGCCGAGTCAGACTTTTATTTGCGTAGATTGTGGGGCAAGCCCAGTGAG GATCTAACGTCCAGGCCAAATTACCTTGTAACCTTCACTGTTGGCTATGAtcagaaaaataatattgatgcAGCTGTGAAAAAG TTTTCAGGGAACTTCACTATCCTGCTATTTCATTATGATGGCCGAACTACTGAATGGGATGAGTTTGAATGGTCAAAGCAGGCTATTCATGTCAGTGTTCACAAACAGACCAAATG GTGGTATGCCAAGCGGTTTCTGCATCCTGACATTGTGGCACCATATGACTATATATTCATATGGGATGAAGACCTGGGTGTTGAGCATTTTAATGCGGAAGA GTACATAAAACTGGTGAGGAAGCATGGGTTGGAGATTTCACAGCCTGGCTTAGAGCCTAATAAAGGGTTGACATGgcaaatgacaaaaagaagaggTGATCAGGAAGTTCACAA AGTGACAGAGGAAAAACCAGGATGGTGTTCTGACCCTCATTTGCCTCCTTGTGCAGC GTTTGTTGAGATTATGGCTCCAGTGTTCTCAAGAGATGCATGGCGCTGTGTGTGGCATATGATTCAG AATGACTTGGTCCACGGGTGGGGTCTTGATTTTGCTCTTAGAAGATGTGTTGAG CCTGCCCATGAGAAGATTGGAGTTGTTGATTCTCAGTGGATTGTTCACCAAGGTCTTCCCTCACTAGGGAATCAG GGTGAATCTCAAACAGGGAAATCACGGTGGCAGGGG GTGAGGGAGCGGTGTAGAAAGGAGTGGACCATGTTCCAGAGTCGGTTGGCAAATGCCGAAAACGCGTATTACAAGTCCATGGGAACTGATACATCTAATTCCACAGCTCATTAG